The Calypte anna isolate BGI_N300 chromosome 1, bCalAnn1_v1.p, whole genome shotgun sequence region AAGCCTCTGAAGGGCTCTGGCTATCGCTGTGTTCACATAGGGGAGACGGTGGATCCAGTGGTGGAGCTGGCAGCCAAGCGGAGCGGGCTGGCTGTGGAGGATGTGCGTGCCAACGTGCCGGAAGAGCTGAGCGTCTGGATCGATCCTTTTGAGGTTTCCTACCAGATCGGTGAGAAAGGCTCGGTTAAGGTCCTCTACCTGGATGACAGTGAGGGCTGCAGCGCCATGGAGCTGGACAAAGAAATCAAGAGCAGCTTCAACCCTGACGCCCAGGTATTTGTCCCCATCGGCAGCCAGGACAACTCGCTGTCCAGTTCTCCATCCCCCTCCTTTGGCCAGTCGCCCAGCCCCACCTTCATCCCTCGCTCTGCCCAGCCCATCACTTTCACTACTGCCACTTTTGCTGCCACAAAGTTTGGCTCTACCAAGATGAAGAAGGGCGGAGGAGCCGGAGGAGGGGGTGGCGGTGCAGGGGCCGGGCAGCAGCCCAGGATGGTCAGGTCTCCCACCACCAACCTGCTGAAGCACAAGGGCCTCTCCCTCTCTATGCACTCTCTGAACTTCGTCGGGAGCGCTGGGAGCCAAGCCCCGCAGTCACAGCTCTCCCCCAACGCCAAGGAGTTCGTTTACAGCGGGGGTTCACCGGGAGCCAGCAGCCTCTTCTTTGATGGTGTTACCAGTGAGAGCCAGGCCACCAGCGTCCCGCCAACATCCCAGTTCAACGCCGGCACGGGTGGTACCTTCGACATGGCTCAGGTCTTTGGTGGCAGCACCAACAGCCTCTTCTTGGAGAAGTCGCCCTTCGTGGAAGGACTCAGCTACAACCTGAATGCCATGCAGTATCCCAGCCAGTCGTTCCAGCCTGTCGTCCTGGCCAACTGAACACAAGGAAGGAGAGTATTCCGGGGTtgggagggagggtggggggggaaaacgagaaaaaaaacaaacaaacaaaaaagagggagagaaaaggaaaatagaaatatacagaaaatattcaaaTCTTATAAATATAGCTTCTTGGGAAACGAGAGAGCCCAGTGTTGTTGCGCTGTGCTGGCAACGCTCCTGAAGCACTGACTTGTTTTTTAACTCAGTCCCTGTGCTTTTTTCCTACTCACTTTTTTACTCCTTAAATGAGtcttgggatatttttttttttggtttgtgttccccccctcacccccacctTCCCCCCAGCCCAAGACTGGTGCAAACATAGGTCATGATGCTCCTGATTCCCTGCATCCCACCCCAGCGCTGGACACAGGGTCCTTCCACCTGGGTGTAGGGACATCTTTGTACCACCTCTCTGGAGGAGGGACGAGGAGAAGAGGATGAGCCAGTGTCGGTGCAGATGTGCACACACCTGTTGCATGATAGCCAGAAACGGGTGGGTGGGATTGCTTTTCTGTGCCCATGGGTGTAGACTGTTGTGCTGCTGTTGCTCCAGGCTTTCCTACCCCAGGCTGGCATCAGCTGTTTTGTCTGTGCTGGAAAGCAGTGACTCTTCTCCTTGACCACCTCCCAGCACATAGCAGGGAGGGCAGTGTTACTGTGAAATGGCTGCTTCCTGCTCTCTTCCTTGTCTGCACCTCCAGCAGTCGCTACAGGAGAGTGGAGCTTTGAGCTGAGTGACTGTGGTTATTGTCCCCTTCCACACCTGAGTGGGAGGGCGGTGGCCTTTCTGTGCCCTCTTGGGGCCGACTGGCCATTTTGGGTGACAGCCTTGTGTAGGACACCACTTGCCTGTCCCCATGGTTTGGGGAGGTGGCGCTGAGATCCCCCTAGGAACCTGCCCCTGCTTCCTTGGACCTTCCCCTGCCGGGCAGTGGGGGCCAGCATCCACCTGTGGTCATCTGGGATGGCATCCTGGGTCTAAGTTCTTGTTCCCTGCTGTGAATTCATCTTCTTGTCTGGAAGAGGGGATTCCTTCTGTTGTACTCGGGCAGTACTACTTTTGAGGAGGAGAAGGCTATGTTGTTGAAGCTGCTTTTGAGTGGTAGCATAAGAGTTTGTGCTTTCAGCAAGATGTGTGCACCTGACTAAatcccttcccctgcccttctggaggagcaggaggaggtggctgaTCTGGTGTGGAAGGGAAGCACCTAAGCCTAAGCTTATCATTCCAGCCAGGTTATATCAGTGTGGATGGTGGCAGGTATAGAGCAGGGTGGGGACAGGCACTCCGAAGTCGAGTGGTCATCCCAGTGTGTGAATCTGTTGTGTCTCCCTTCTGCAGGCTGGATCTGGGAGTGCTCCTGCAACTTTCCCCGGGACAATGTGCTGCAGTCGGGTGGTAGTGGCTTTTCAGCTAGGTTGCTTCTGTGTCAGGAACTCTTAAAACCCACCTTTGCAGGAAGCCAAAGGAAGGCTGCATCTTGCCCAGGCAGGGTGGAGGCTCTCTAGGTGGGTAGGAGGTCTCCTTGGAGGCAGTTGTGGGAGTATGGAAGCGTGCAAAGAGGAGAGAGATGGAAATGATGAGACTCCAGGCTTTGAAGTTctcagtttaaaagaaatataagcTTTTTGCTGCCTCCCAAACTtaaggtttggttttcttctaaTGATGTCTCTGGAGCACCCTCTGAAACCCACTTCTCTCTGTATGTGTTGAACCAATGTGCTCTTTCAAGACATCCCTGTTTCAGGGGAGATGAGCTTGAACTTGTGCTTTTCCCACTCCCTTCCCCTCAAGTTGAGGTGAAGGCactccatccctcctgcagtTTTGTTGCCACTGCCCCTTTTCTGTTCTGTCCCAGGGAGATGGCCACTGCTGGAGTTCTTTCAAGGAGCATTTCCAGCACCCCCTTTCCCTCACTGGGTGACAAGGGAGACACAGTCCCCACCTCACACCCAGTGTGGGTTCCCAAGCAGGCTGCTTCCTGTTGGGCAGGtgggcagggagagcagagccccagcctgCTTTCCCCCAAACCAGCACCCTCCATCTCAACCCTGTGGGTTTCCAGACTAGGACAAGTTGCTGAGGAATGGTCAAGCTGTTgggtttccatttttttttttttttttcccccttcagcCCCCACACTTGCAGATGTTACCACTGCCACCCTGTCCTTCTCCCCAGGAGTGTGCTGCTGAGTGCCAGCCCACTTGCCACATTGATCTGAGGGACCCAATCCAGTTGTCCTTCCTCCCCACACCTGGCCAAGTCACCAGTGAGCTTGCTCTCCTCGTGcacagagaagaagaggagaggtgGGGATGCCCTCCCCTGGCCACCTGCTTATGTGTGTGAAGCTTTGATGCCGCTTTGCCCTGCCACACGTACTATacctgctttaaaaatagtGGTGTGagtggaaggaggaaaagaggagggacCAACCTCTTTGtatcttaaaaggaaaaaagcgTGCTTCAGAAACGTTCCTCCAGCATCAGGCAGCAATGGACACTAACGGCCTTTTCGGGCCTTTTCTAGTCTTGGATGTAGGCGTTCagcttcaattttattttttaaaaacctgcacTAATTTACCTGGTTTCttaggaagagaagagagaaaatttttttttaacttttattttttatgggtttgtgttctttttgttgATGTCTGTTTGTATTGAATAATTTGCTACATTTGTAAAATGTAAGAggtatatataatatatgtatatttctaacgtaaaaaaaaaaacaaccctgtaatttttttcttttcaagattttttcttaaaaagaggagagaaaaaaatattttttcaggaaaaaactttaaaaaaaaaaaagaagtggtgAAGATTCCTTTCTCCCCACTCagcttccctcctttccttcccaccCTTCTCCAAGGAGTGAATTGTCAAGTTGCCTTGTGGGAGAGAATGAGTGAAAGAGAACCGAAGTCTGAATGTCTCCAAGCAGAGGGTTTCTGTGTGTTCTCTGCTTGGGTTTCTTTCTGAGATGGGGGGCTACTGAGAGGGGGACCCAGGGGgttactgtctt contains the following coding sequences:
- the TOB2 gene encoding protein Tob2 isoform X1, yielding MHLEIKVALNFIISYLYNKLPRRRADLFGEELERLLKKKYEGHWYPEKPLKGSGYRCVHIGETVDPVVELAAKRSGLAVEDVRANVPEELSVWIDPFEVSYQIGEKGSVKVLYLDDSEGCSAMELDKEIKSSFNPDAQVFVPIGSQDNSLSSSPSPSFGQSPSPTFIPRSAQPITFTTATFAATKFGSTKMKKGGGAGGGGGGAGAGQQPRMVRSPTTNLLKHKGLSLSMHSLNFVGSAGSQAPQSQLSPNAKEFVYSGGSPGASSLFFDGVTSESQATSVPPTSQFNAGTGGTFDMAQVFGGSTNSLFLEKSPFVEGLSYNLNAMQYPSQSFQPVVLAN
- the TOB2 gene encoding protein Tob2 isoform X2 — protein: MHLEIKVALNFIISYLYNKLPRRRADLFGETVDPVVELAAKRSGLAVEDVRANVPEELSVWIDPFEVSYQIGEKGSVKVLYLDDSEGCSAMELDKEIKSSFNPDAQVFVPIGSQDNSLSSSPSPSFGQSPSPTFIPRSAQPITFTTATFAATKFGSTKMKKGGGAGGGGGGAGAGQQPRMVRSPTTNLLKHKGLSLSMHSLNFVGSAGSQAPQSQLSPNAKEFVYSGGSPGASSLFFDGVTSESQATSVPPTSQFNAGTGGTFDMAQVFGGSTNSLFLEKSPFVEGLSYNLNAMQYPSQSFQPVVLAN